A genome region from Thiohalospira halophila DSM 15071 includes the following:
- the fusA gene encoding elongation factor G encodes MAHIDAGKTTTTERILFYSGVSHKIGEVHDGAAVMDWMSQEQERGITITSAATTCFWRGMDQQYPETRINIIDTPGHVDFTIEVERSLRVLDGAVSVFCAVGGVEPQSETVWRQANKYEVPRMAFVNKMDRQGANFMRVVEQIRERLGSNPIPLQLPIGAEDSFEGVIDLIRMKAIYWNADDMGMTYEQTEIPAELADEAAKWRSVMVEAAAEASEELMEKYLEEGDLDAESIRGGIRQQTLANEIVPALCGTAFKNKGVQALLDAVIEFMPAPSDIPAITGELEDGTPGERKPSDDEPFSALAFKIATDPYVGSLAFFRVYSGKVSSGDTIYNPVKGKRERIGRLLQMHSNSREEIKEVYAGDIAAAVGLKDVTTGETLCDMDNRIILERMEFPEPVIAVAIEPKTKSDQEKMGMALGKLAQEDPSFKVRTDEESGQTIISGMGELHLDIIVDRLKREFKVEANVGAPQVAYRETLKGSVEAEGKFIRQSGGRGQYGHVMVRLEPQEPGHGYEFVNAIVGGVVPKEYIGSVEKGIQEAMENGVLAGYPMVDVKATLFDGSYHDVDSSESAFHIAGSMALKEGANKAGIALLEPMMKVESVTPEEYMGDVMGDLNRRRGTVQGMDDTPAGKVIRAHVPLSEMFGYATDLRSFTQGRASYTMQFEKYAEAPASVVEEVVKKAS; translated from the coding sequence ATGGCGCATATCGACGCCGGTAAGACAACGACTACCGAGCGTATCCTTTTCTACAGCGGCGTCTCGCACAAGATCGGCGAGGTCCATGACGGGGCCGCCGTCATGGACTGGATGTCCCAGGAGCAGGAGCGCGGGATCACCATCACCTCCGCGGCGACCACCTGCTTCTGGCGCGGCATGGACCAGCAGTATCCGGAGACCCGGATCAACATCATCGACACCCCGGGCCACGTGGACTTCACCATCGAGGTGGAACGGTCCCTGCGTGTGCTCGACGGTGCGGTGTCGGTGTTCTGCGCGGTCGGCGGCGTCGAGCCCCAGTCCGAGACGGTCTGGCGGCAGGCCAACAAGTACGAAGTCCCGCGTATGGCGTTCGTCAACAAGATGGACCGCCAGGGCGCCAACTTCATGCGTGTGGTCGAGCAGATCCGGGAGCGTCTCGGCTCCAATCCGATCCCGCTGCAGCTGCCCATCGGGGCCGAGGATTCCTTCGAGGGTGTGATCGACCTCATCCGCATGAAGGCGATCTACTGGAATGCCGACGACATGGGCATGACCTACGAGCAGACCGAGATCCCGGCCGAGCTCGCGGACGAGGCGGCCAAGTGGCGTTCGGTGATGGTCGAGGCGGCCGCCGAGGCCTCCGAAGAGCTCATGGAGAAGTATCTCGAGGAGGGCGACCTGGACGCCGAGTCCATCCGCGGCGGCATCCGGCAGCAGACCCTGGCCAACGAGATCGTTCCGGCGCTCTGCGGTACAGCGTTCAAGAACAAGGGTGTGCAGGCGCTCCTCGACGCGGTCATCGAGTTCATGCCCGCCCCGAGCGACATCCCCGCCATTACCGGCGAGCTGGAGGATGGCACCCCCGGAGAGCGCAAGCCTTCCGACGACGAGCCCTTTTCGGCGCTGGCGTTCAAGATCGCTACCGATCCCTACGTTGGCAGCCTCGCCTTCTTCCGGGTCTACTCCGGCAAGGTCTCCAGCGGCGACACGATCTACAACCCGGTGAAGGGTAAGCGCGAGCGGATCGGTCGACTGCTGCAGATGCACTCCAACTCCCGCGAAGAGATCAAGGAGGTCTATGCCGGTGACATCGCCGCGGCCGTCGGCCTGAAGGATGTCACGACGGGCGAGACGCTCTGCGACATGGATAACCGGATCATCCTGGAGCGCATGGAGTTCCCGGAGCCCGTCATCGCGGTAGCCATCGAGCCCAAGACCAAGAGCGACCAGGAGAAGATGGGCATGGCCCTGGGCAAGCTCGCCCAGGAGGACCCGTCCTTCAAGGTGCGGACCGATGAAGAATCGGGTCAGACCATCATCTCCGGCATGGGTGAGCTGCACCTGGATATCATCGTCGACCGGCTCAAGCGGGAGTTCAAGGTCGAGGCCAATGTCGGCGCACCGCAGGTTGCCTACCGCGAGACCCTCAAGGGCTCGGTGGAGGCCGAGGGCAAGTTTATCCGCCAGTCCGGCGGCCGTGGTCAGTACGGCCACGTCATGGTCCGGCTGGAGCCCCAGGAGCCCGGCCACGGTTACGAGTTTGTCAATGCCATCGTCGGTGGCGTCGTGCCGAAGGAGTACATCGGTTCGGTGGAAAAGGGCATCCAGGAGGCCATGGAGAATGGTGTCCTCGCTGGCTACCCGATGGTCGACGTCAAGGCGACGCTGTTCGACGGCTCCTATCACGATGTGGACTCCAGCGAGAGCGCGTTCCACATCGCCGGCTCCATGGCTCTGAAGGAAGGGGCCAACAAGGCGGGTATTGCGCTGCTGGAGCCGATGATGAAGGTCGAGTCCGTGACTCCCGAGGAGTACATGGGTGACGTCATGGGTGACCTCAACCGACGCCGTGGTACCGTGCAGGGCATGGATGACACGCCGGCGGGCAAGGTGATTCGGGCCCACGTGCCACTGTCCGAGATGTTCGGGTATGCGACGGACCTGCGGTCGTTTACGCAGGGACGGGCCTCGTACACCATGCAGTTCGAGAAATACGCGGAGGCCCCGGCGAGCGTCGTCGAAGAGGTCGTCAAGAAGGCTTCCTGA
- the rpsG gene encoding 30S ribosomal protein S7, which yields MARRRVAAKREILPDPKFGDSQLAKFVNILMRDGKKSVAESIVYGALDTVQERGRKDPLEAFGQALENIRPSVEVKSRRVGGATYQVPVEVRPSRRTALAMRWLVDAARKRGEKNMRQRLAGEILDAYEQRGSAVKKREDVHRMAEANKAFSHYRW from the coding sequence ATGGCGAGAAGACGAGTTGCAGCCAAGCGCGAGATCCTGCCGGACCCGAAGTTCGGGGACTCCCAGCTGGCCAAGTTCGTAAACATCCTCATGCGGGATGGCAAGAAGTCCGTGGCGGAGAGCATCGTCTACGGTGCCCTGGATACGGTCCAGGAGCGCGGGCGCAAGGATCCGCTGGAGGCCTTCGGCCAGGCTCTGGAGAACATCCGGCCTTCCGTCGAGGTGAAGTCCCGCCGCGTGGGCGGGGCGACCTACCAGGTTCCGGTGGAAGTGCGTCCCTCCCGGCGTACTGCCCTGGCAATGCGCTGGCTCGTGGACGCCGCCCGGAAGCGGGGGGAGAAAAACATGCGCCAGCGTCTGGCCGGCGAGATCCTCGATGCCTACGAGCAGCGCGGGTCCGCCGTGAAGAAGCGGGAAGACGTCCATCGGATGGCAGAGGCCAACAAGGCCTTCTCCCACTACCGCTGGTAA
- the rpsL gene encoding 30S ribosomal protein S12: protein MATTNQLVRKPRKRRKPASNVPALEACPQRRGVCTRVYTTTPKKPNSALRKVARVRLTNGYEVASYIGGEGHNLQEHSVVLIRGGRVKDLPGVRYHTVRGALDTAGVKERRQGRSKYGAKRPKS from the coding sequence ATGGCGACCACCAATCAGCTGGTACGCAAGCCGCGCAAGCGCCGCAAGCCCGCGAGCAATGTGCCGGCCCTCGAGGCCTGCCCGCAGCGGCGCGGCGTCTGCACCCGCGTCTATACCACGACCCCGAAGAAGCCCAACTCGGCCCTGCGGAAGGTCGCCCGGGTGCGACTGACCAACGGCTACGAGGTTGCCTCCTATATCGGGGGCGAGGGGCACAATCTCCAGGAGCACTCCGTGGTCCTCATCCGTGGCGGTCGAGTCAAGGACCTGCCGGGTGTGCGCTACCACACCGTTCGCGGTGCTCTGGATACTGCGGGGGTCAAGGAACGGCGTCAGGGCCGTTCCAAGTATGGCGCCAAGCGGCCCAAGTCCTGA
- a CDS encoding GTP-binding protein, whose product MSKEKYERTKPHVNVGTIGHVDHGKTTLTAAMTKV is encoded by the coding sequence GTGTCCAAAGAGAAATACGAGCGCACCAAGCCGCACGTCAACGTGGGGACCATTGGTCACGTGGACCACGGCAAGACGACGCTGACGGCGGCGATGACCAAGGT